CATTTCTTTGATTACTTTTCTGATATCGGCTATTGATTTTTCCAAGTCTTCTTTTTGTTTGGCTTGCTCGTCCAAGCGTTCTTTTAAGATGCGGTATTCCTCTATCGCCTCCGGGTTAACATAGCCCAAACGCAAAATTTCCCGCTTGAGCCTGTTGGCCTCGGCCGCGCCTTCTCGGTAGTCATAATCGGGCAGCCTGAACTCCAAACAGCCCTGATAATCAAGGTTGTATTCTTCGGCGATTTTTTCGCTGTCTATTTGTAAGTTGATATCTATATCGTTAAGCCTTTTTTCGTGCTCAAATCTTTTTTCTTTCAGCTCGTTCAGTTCTTCTTGGATTCTTAGGCGGTTGCCGTCCAGTTCAATAAGCTTTTTTTGGAAGCTTATTTTGTAATTGTCAAGGTCGTTTAGTCTTTCTTCTATTTCTTTTAATCTCTCATGGTCTTTGGGGTCTGCCGCGATGCCGCTTATTAAGGGCAGGTCGGCTGTTTCTATAATATCGTTGTTGGCTTTGATGCTCTTTTTGCTCTCCGAGA
The DNA window shown above is from Clostridiales bacterium and carries:
- a CDS encoding AAA family ATPase, with product SESKKSIKANNDIIETADLPLISGIAADPKDHERLKEIEERLNDLDNYKISFQKKLIELDGNRLRIQEELNELKEKRFEHEKRLNDIDINLQIDSEKIAEEYNLDYQGCLEFRLPDYDYREGAAEANRLKREILRLGYVNPEAIEEYRILKERLDEQAKQKEDLEKSIADIRKVIKEMVSEMLTRFDRSFERIQANFTQVFRQLFGGGNAKLILEEAEDPLEAGIEIIAEPPGKKLQSISLLSGGERAMTAIAILFAILKLRPMPFCVLDEIEAALDDANAERFAKFLRAFSKNTQFIVITHRKPTMEIADTMYGVTMEEQGVSKVVSVKLEDAVKVAQEEGA